The Aquipuribacter sp. SD81 DNA window GGCGTCGGGGACGCCTTGGGCGTCGGCTTCGCGGACTCCTTGGCCGTCGGCTTCGTCGTCGGCTTCGTCGTCGGCGCCGTCGTCGATGTGGACGGCTTCGCGGACGGCGTGCTCCCGGCAGCGGGCCGGCCGTGACCGGCCGCGGTGGCGGGCGAGGTGGACCCGGTGGGCGCGGCCGACGGGGCGGCGGGCCGGTCGCTGGGGGGCGGACCGCTCGGCCCGTCGCTCGGCACCGGGGCCGGCGAGGCGGGTGCCGTGGGCGTACCGGTGGGCTCGGGCTGCGAGGTGGGGGCCTCGGGCCCGGACGGCGCGTCGGTCGGGGTGCCCGACGGCCCGTCGGTGGGGCTCGGAGCGGGTGCGTCGGTCGGGGTGCCCGACGGCACGTCGGTCGGCACGTCGGTGGGCACGTCGGTGGGCGCGTCGGTGGGCAGCGTCGTCGTGTCGTCGGTCGGGACCCCGGTGGGCGACGCGGTCGGGTCGCCCGGCACCGGCTCCGGCGAGTCCACGACCTCGACGAGCTCGGGGAGGGTGCCGACGATCGCGTCGACGAGACCGGTGCTCAGGTCGAGCGAGACGGACGGGGTGGGAGTGGGCAGCGGGAGCACGGCGGCCGGCACGACCGACGGCACGGGCGTGGGGGTGGGCGTCGGCGTCGGCGTCGGCGGCACGTACTGGCCGGTCTCGCTGCTGAACTCGCCCTCGCCGGACTGCACGAGCGAGAGGATCCGGGCCCGCTCCGGCGAGAGGGGCAGCTGCACGTCCGCGGGCTCGCGCACCTCGACGGCGTCCTCGTCCGGGAGCGCGGCGGCCACGACCTCGTCGTCCTGCGACGGCGCGTAGCGGGTCCAGCCCACGACCGCGACCGAGGCGACCGAGGCGGTGGAGACGGCCAGCACGGCGACGGTGGCGACCACGAACGAGACGCCCTGGCTCACACCCACACCGCTCACCTCCTGCTGCCGGACGGGGCCGCCGACGAGACGTCGCGGGGGACCCCGGGTTCTGCTCCGATGACGGTATCGGCGTACATGTCCCGGTTCTTTAGCCCGAATCGGGGACGTACTCTCGGTGACCGCACCCGTCCGGCCCCCGCTCCGTCGTCAGACCGCGAAGCGCGCGGCCGTGGCGACGAGCAGGTCGTTCGCCGCCTCCTCGCCGATGGAGCAGCGGGCACCCTCGCCGGGGAAGCCACGCACGGTGACGCCGACCGCCTCGCACGCCTCGACGAGCTCGGCGGTCCGGTCGCCGAGCGCGAGCCACACGAAGTTGCCCTGCGGGTCGGGGACCTTCCACCCGACGTCGGCGAGGGCGTCGCGCACGCGCGTCCGCTCGGCGACGAGCTCCTCGACCCGGGCGAGGAGCTCGTGCTCGGCCTGCAGCGACGCGAGGGCCGCCGCCTGCGCCGGCCCGGAGACGCCGAAGGGCACGGCCGTGACGCGCAGGGCGTCGGCGACGGTCGGCGAGGCCAGGGCGTAGCCGACGCGCAGCGCCGCGAGCCCGTACGCCTTGGAGAACGTCCGCAGCACGACGAGGTTGGGGCGCTCCGCGAGCAGCGGGGGCCCGGTGACCGCGTCGGGGTCCCGCACGAACTCCGTGTACGCCTCGTCGAGGACGACGACGACGTCGCGCGGCACCGCGGCGAGGAAGCGGCGCAGCTCCGCCTCGTGCACCGCCGGGCCCGTGGGGTTGTTCGGGCTGCAGACCAGGACGAGGCGCGTCCGGTCGGTGACCGCGGCAGCCATCGCGTCGAGGTCGTGACGGCCCGCGCCGTCCAGCGGGACGCGCACCCCCGTGGCGCCGCTGACCCCCACGACGATGGGGTACGCCTCGAAGGACCGCCACGCGAAGACGACCTCGTCGCCGGTCTCGCACGTCGCCTGGACGACCTGCCCGAGGACGCCGACGCTGCCGGTGCCGCACACCACCTGCTCGGGTGCAAGGCCGTGACGCTCCGCGACGGCGTGGACCAACCCGGTGGCGAACATGTCGGGGTAGCGGTTGACGAGCCGGCCCGCGTCAGCCAGCACGTCCAGCACCGACGGCAGCGGCGGGTACGGGTTCTCGTTCGACGACAGCTTGTACGACGGTCCTCCGGTGCCGGCCGGCGCGCGTCCGGGCCGGTACGCCGGCAGGGACGCGAGGGCGCTGCGCAGGCGGGGGACGTCGGCCACACCCGCACTGTAGGCGGCGCCGCGTCGCGGGTCACCCGGCACCTCGTGGCCGCTCGTGGCCGGCCGGGACCCGCTCGAGCACGTGGACCGAGCTCGCGCACGTGGCGCCGTCGCGGGCGAGGAACGGCGCCATCGAGCGCCGGTACGCGACGAGCGCGTCGTCGTCGGAGGCGTCGACGGCCGCGGCCGTGGCGGCGTACGCGCTCGAGGAGTGCGCCGGCACGGTGTCGCTGCGCCACGGGCCGTCGGGCGCGGTCGTGGTGACGGTCGTGCGGTCCGGCCGGTCGCGGTATCCCGGGTGCGGGCGCCCGTCGAGGCGGGGGACGACGTCGTCGACGTGCTCCAGCGCGAGCACCTGCACCCCGGGCGGCGGGGGGCGGCCGGTGAGCGGCGACCCGGCCGTGACGACGTGCGTGACGCTCGCGTGCCGGCGGAAGGCCGGGTCGCCCGCCAGGTGCGCGGCAGTCAGCCCGCCCTGCGAGTGACCGACGAGCAGCACCGGCTGCCCGGGCCGCACCCCGGCGCGGCGGACGGCCTCGGTGACGC harbors:
- a CDS encoding histidinol-phosphate transaminase, whose amino-acid sequence is MADVPRLRSALASLPAYRPGRAPAGTGGPSYKLSSNENPYPPLPSVLDVLADAGRLVNRYPDMFATGLVHAVAERHGLAPEQVVCGTGSVGVLGQVVQATCETGDEVVFAWRSFEAYPIVVGVSGATGVRVPLDGAGRHDLDAMAAAVTDRTRLVLVCSPNNPTGPAVHEAELRRFLAAVPRDVVVVLDEAYTEFVRDPDAVTGPPLLAERPNLVVLRTFSKAYGLAALRVGYALASPTVADALRVTAVPFGVSGPAQAAALASLQAEHELLARVEELVAERTRVRDALADVGWKVPDPQGNFVWLALGDRTAELVEACEAVGVTVRGFPGEGARCSIGEEAANDLLVATAARFAV